A single Clavibacter nebraskensis NCPPB 2581 DNA region contains:
- a CDS encoding aldo/keto reductase encodes MKHIHTGTGLDVGRIGLGCMGMSAFYDGAGQDEAESIRTLHRAVDQGVTLFDTAEAYGPFTNERLVGSALKDRRDDVVIATKFGLLKHAPGKDAEDYERGMDSSPASIRIAVEASLQRLGTDRIDVLYQHRVDPAVPIEESVGAMKELVDEGKVLHLGLSEAGPDTIRRAHAVHPISVLQSEYSIWTRDPEGPVFDVLRELGIGLVAYSPLGRGFLTGAISSVADLSEADYRSSSPRFAEEAFAQNMRIVDAVKDVAGELDVTPAQVALAWILAQGDDIAVIPGTKRVTRLDENVAADAVTLSAEQLARLSSLPTPVGDRYADMGPVGR; translated from the coding sequence ATGAAGCACATCCACACCGGCACGGGCCTCGACGTCGGCCGCATCGGCCTCGGCTGCATGGGCATGAGCGCCTTCTACGACGGCGCCGGGCAGGACGAGGCGGAGTCGATCCGCACCCTCCACCGCGCGGTCGACCAGGGCGTCACGCTCTTCGACACCGCTGAGGCGTACGGGCCGTTCACGAACGAGCGCCTCGTCGGATCCGCGCTGAAGGACCGTCGCGACGACGTCGTGATCGCCACAAAGTTCGGCCTGCTCAAGCACGCGCCGGGCAAGGACGCCGAGGACTACGAGCGCGGCATGGACAGCTCGCCCGCGAGCATCCGGATCGCCGTCGAGGCCTCGCTGCAGCGCCTCGGGACCGACCGCATCGACGTGCTCTACCAGCACCGCGTCGACCCGGCCGTGCCGATCGAGGAGTCCGTCGGCGCGATGAAGGAGCTCGTCGACGAGGGCAAGGTCCTGCACCTGGGGCTCTCCGAGGCCGGGCCCGACACGATCCGCCGCGCGCACGCCGTGCACCCGATCTCCGTGCTGCAGAGCGAGTACTCCATCTGGACCCGCGACCCCGAGGGCCCCGTGTTCGACGTGCTGCGCGAGCTCGGCATCGGGCTCGTCGCGTACTCGCCGCTCGGCCGCGGCTTCCTCACCGGCGCGATCTCGAGCGTCGCCGACCTCTCCGAGGCCGACTACCGCTCCTCGTCGCCGCGCTTCGCGGAGGAGGCGTTCGCGCAGAACATGCGCATCGTCGACGCCGTGAAGGACGTCGCGGGCGAGCTCGACGTGACGCCCGCCCAGGTGGCGCTCGCGTGGATCCTCGCGCAGGGCGACGACATCGCCGTGATCCCCGGCACGAAGCGCGTGACGCGCCTCGACGAGAACGTGGCGGCGGACGCCGTGACGCTCAGCGCCGAGCAGCTCGCGCGCCTCTCGTCGCTGCCGACGCCCGTCGGCGACCGCTACGCGGACATGGGCCCCGTCGGGCGCTGA
- a CDS encoding Fur family transcriptional regulator, which yields MPTDHAHHHAPPLDADALRVALREAGLRVTRPRVAVLTAVDANPHSDADEVLRAVKGELPGTSIQAVYGVLGALLAGGLVRRIEPAGSSARYERRTGDNHHHLVCTGCRTIVDVDCAVGESPCLTPSDSAGFLVASAEVTYWGLCPACRTAAADPGSTVAA from the coding sequence ATGCCCACCGACCACGCGCACCACCACGCGCCGCCCCTCGACGCCGACGCCCTGCGCGTCGCGCTCCGCGAGGCGGGTCTCCGCGTGACCCGGCCGCGCGTGGCCGTCCTCACGGCGGTCGACGCGAATCCGCACTCGGACGCCGACGAGGTGCTCCGGGCGGTCAAGGGCGAGCTGCCCGGCACGAGCATCCAGGCGGTCTACGGCGTGCTCGGCGCGCTGCTGGCCGGCGGGCTCGTGCGCCGCATCGAGCCCGCGGGATCATCCGCGCGCTACGAGCGCCGGACGGGCGACAATCACCATCACCTCGTGTGCACAGGTTGCAGGACGATCGTCGACGTGGATTGCGCGGTGGGGGAGTCCCCCTGCCTCACGCCGTCCGACTCGGCGGGGTTCCTCGTGGCCAGCGCCGAGGTGACGTACTGGGGCCTGTGCCCCGCATGCCGGACCGCAGCCGCGGATCCCGGTTCCACCGTCGCGGCCTAG
- a CDS encoding catalase codes for MTDQKYTTTDSGAPVASDEHSLSVGPDGAIPLHDHYLVEKLAQFNRERIPERVVHAKGGGAFGTFRVTGDVSAYTRASLFQPGAEVEMLARFSTVAGEQGSPDTWRDPRGFALKFYTDEGNYDLVGNNTPVFFIRDGIKFPDFIRSQKRLPGSHLRDHDMQWDFWTLSPESAHQVTWLMGDRGLPSSWRHMDGFGSHTYQWINAAGERFWVKYHFKTQQGIEILKQEQADQIAGEDADFHIRDLTEAIDRGDYPEWKLEVQIMPYEEAKSYRFNPFDLTKVWSQKDYPRIEVGTMTLNRNPENYFAQIEQAAFAPSNFVPGIQTSPDKMLLARIFSYADAHRYRVGTNHAQLPVNAPKSPVHSYSKDGQGRYTFQDAGTPVYAPNSHGGAHADPARAAESAGWEQDGELVRAAATLHAEDDDFVQARMLVNESMDDAQRERLVGNIVGHVSKVTRPELRARVIQYWTNVDGWLGAAVAAGLPPLAGDAPVAEATPGPTRDAEEVGVAAH; via the coding sequence ATGACCGACCAGAAGTACACGACCACCGACTCCGGCGCCCCGGTCGCCAGCGACGAGCACTCGCTCTCCGTCGGGCCCGACGGCGCCATCCCGCTGCACGACCACTACCTCGTCGAGAAGCTCGCGCAGTTCAACCGCGAGCGCATCCCGGAGCGCGTCGTCCACGCCAAGGGCGGCGGGGCGTTCGGCACCTTCCGCGTCACGGGCGACGTGAGCGCCTACACGCGCGCCTCCCTCTTCCAGCCCGGCGCCGAGGTCGAGATGCTCGCGCGCTTCTCCACCGTCGCCGGCGAGCAGGGCAGCCCCGACACGTGGCGCGACCCCCGCGGCTTCGCGCTGAAGTTCTACACGGACGAGGGCAACTACGACCTCGTCGGCAACAACACGCCCGTCTTCTTCATCCGCGACGGGATCAAGTTCCCCGACTTCATCCGCTCGCAGAAGCGCCTGCCGGGCTCGCACCTCCGCGACCACGACATGCAGTGGGACTTCTGGACGCTCTCGCCCGAGTCCGCCCACCAGGTCACCTGGCTCATGGGCGACCGCGGCCTGCCCTCCTCGTGGCGCCACATGGACGGCTTCGGCTCGCACACCTACCAGTGGATCAACGCGGCCGGCGAGCGCTTCTGGGTGAAGTACCACTTCAAGACCCAGCAGGGCATCGAGATCCTCAAGCAGGAGCAGGCCGACCAGATCGCCGGAGAGGACGCCGACTTCCACATCCGCGACCTCACCGAGGCGATCGACCGCGGCGACTACCCGGAGTGGAAGCTCGAGGTGCAGATCATGCCCTACGAGGAGGCGAAGTCGTACCGGTTCAACCCGTTCGACCTCACCAAGGTCTGGTCGCAGAAGGACTACCCGCGCATCGAGGTCGGCACCATGACCCTGAACCGCAACCCGGAGAACTACTTCGCGCAGATCGAGCAGGCCGCGTTCGCGCCCTCGAACTTCGTGCCCGGGATCCAGACCAGCCCCGACAAGATGCTCCTCGCCCGCATCTTCAGCTACGCCGACGCGCACCGCTACCGCGTGGGCACCAACCACGCGCAGCTGCCGGTGAACGCGCCGAAGTCGCCCGTGCACAGCTACTCGAAGGACGGCCAGGGGCGCTACACGTTCCAGGACGCCGGCACGCCCGTCTACGCGCCCAACTCGCACGGCGGCGCGCACGCCGACCCGGCTCGTGCCGCGGAGAGCGCCGGCTGGGAGCAGGACGGCGAGCTCGTCCGCGCGGCCGCCACGCTGCACGCCGAGGACGACGACTTCGTCCAGGCCCGCATGCTCGTCAACGAGTCGATGGACGACGCCCAGCGCGAGCGCCTCGTCGGCAACATCGTCGGCCACGTGAGCAAGGTCACGAGGCCCGAGCTCCGCGCCCGCGTCATCCAGTACTGGACGAACGTGGACGGCTGGCTCGGTGCCGCCGTCGCCGCGGGCCTGCCGCCGCTCGCCGGCGACGCGCCGGTCGCCGAGGCCACCCCCGGCCCGACGCGCGACGCCGAGGAGGTCGGCGTCGCGGCCCACTGA